Sequence from the Cuniculiplasma divulgatum genome:
ATCAGGGCGATCTCAGTACCTCCCCGGACATGGAGAGCTTCATATCCCGGTTCACGCAGATAGCAAAAAAGTCCATTGCCGTGCTGAAGAGTGGAGGCTATATGGGCCTGGTCATTGGCGATGCGTACCGCGACGGAGAGATAGTACCGCTTGGATTCAGGTGCATGGATGCCGTAGCCTCCCTGAATATGAAGATCAGGGGAATAATTGTGAAGGACATCCAGAACACCCGAGGCAAGAGAAGCAGCGAAAACCTCTGGAGATACAGGGCGCTCAAGTCAGGATTCTATGTCTTCAAGCATGAGTATGTGTTTGTGTTCCAGAAACCGTGATCATTCTTTCCACGGATTCTTCCCGAGATAGCTCAGGAATCCATCAATGAACTCATTCACATCACAGACAATGCCGTAATCCGAATATTTGAATATCTCTGCGGCTGGATCACTGTTCACGGCGAGAACTTTCCCGGCGTACCTTATGCCCACCACATGATTCGCCTGGCCCGATATGCCAAGGGCAATATAGAAGGCGGGCGAGATGGACATTCCTGTGAGCCCAACCTGCTGCTGCCTGGGAAGAAAATTCATGTCAACCATAGGCCTTGTGGCACCCACCGATGCATTCAGCGCATCTGCAAGTTTCAGCACATCCCTGACCGAATCTCGCTTCTTTATGCCCCTCCCTATGGCTATCACGGCATCACTTGAATTGAGGGGCCTGTATTCTGAAGGTACGGGTATGGTCTCAATGAGTTCCTGTCCTGATCCATGGCCTGGTGGAAACTGTTGGATTCTTGGTTCTTCAGAAGATCTGACGCTCCTGAACATTCCCGGTCTGACGGTGGCCATTGCGGGAGTTTTCCTTGAGTATATGCTTGCGATTATGCTGCCTCCGAAGGCGGGCTTGTACTGGATGAGCCTTCCATCTTCCACCTGCAGATCAACGCAGTCAGCGGTGAGGCCCAGGCCAAGTTTTGCCGCTACCACAGAAGCTACATCCCTTCCGTCGGAATTGGATGGAAACACAATGTATGCAGGTTCATACTGCCTTATGAAATCAATTATTGAGCCAGCCAGGGATATGTAGTCCCGTGAATCCACATAGTAGAGGTCATGGCAGGGAATCCCTCTCAATTTATCTGCAGGAATGTTTCCAATCACGGCCACATTCATGGGATGCTGCAGGGCCATCTGGGAGATTCTTGACGCAATCTCCATTGCCGTCTGCGCATCGCCAACCGCAACCCCCAGCACAAGAGGATTCCCGTTCACATATGGCGGCATATGGAATTCTGTGCTACCCCCCGAAGACTTGGATCTTGCTGATTTCATCAGTTCAATGATCCTGCCATATACTTTATCGTCAAAGTCAAGCATTGAAACCTTTCTGGAACTCTCCATTGATCTTGTGCCGGTCACCACAGTGGGGCTGTATTCCCTGCCGTCTATGTCAAGGCCGAGCCATGCCGAATCAACTATGACTACGCGATCCCCCATGTCAGGAACATCAGGCTTCACCGCCCTTGCCCTGTTTATCTTTTCACTCACGGAAAGCACTGCAGGAATTTTGACGTGGTACCTCTCAATCCCATTTTCACGGTCCTGATCAACAACAATGGTATTCTCCGCCGTATCAATATCAATTTTTGAAACCGATGACCTGAAGCTGTATCCAAGCATTGTCGCGACCTCAGGCGGTACCTGCGACGTTTCACCATCAAGTGAATATCTGCCTGCGAGGATTATGTCTGGTTTTATCCTTTCTGCAAATTCAGCAAGTATCCTTGATGTTGCCAGCGTATCTGAACCTCCGAACTTCCTGTCTGTTATGAGATAAGCTTCATCTGCTCCCATCCTCAGGGATTCGTTCAGTATGTCGGCAGCCTGTGGAGGCCCCATGCTTGCAACCACGGTGTGAAAGCCAAATTTCTCCTTCATCCTGATGGCTTCCTCAACAGCCTTCCTGTCAAATGAATTCATTGAGAGTGGAACGTTTTCCCTGACAATCCTGTTTGTAGCTGGATCGAACCTGATGCTGTTCACATCCGGGACCTGCTTTGCAAAAACCAGAACCTTCATGGCGCAAAATTCGCTTACACTATAAATATGATTTGTGTTCCGGTCCTGTAATCCTTTCCTCTTATGTTATCATGGTAACTGCTTCACGGAGATGCCCCCATAATCATATCCGGGGTCTCATTCAGGATCCAGCTATTAATTTCTGATGATTTTTGGCCTTTAATTTTCCATGGGCTCGCAAGCATATTTCCTGGATGCTCCCTGCATATGCTGATCTTTGATGGCTTCTCATTTTCCATCATCTGCAAGCCAGTATCAGTGGTGTCCATGATGAAGTAATTTGAGAAAGGAGCTTACTTCAGGACTGCCCTGCAGGGGGCGCCATCCGTGTCTATCCTTATAGGCAGGCACATGAGTTCGTATCTGCCTGGCTTCACGTCCTTCAGCATCAGTCCCTCTATTATGGCAATTCCTTTCTCCAGCAGTATCTTGTGAACTTTCATTCCCTTTGTTCCAAACTGCTCAATGGACAGGTAATCAATACCTACCGTTTCCACTCCAAGATCAACAAGCCTTTTTCCTGCACTCTCTGAAATGTAGCAGAAATCCTCATGGAAACTGTCATAAAGGCCCGAATTCTTTGTCTTGAACAGCACTCTCTTCTCCACGGTGCCTGGAATATCCTGAGCATTGATGGCATTACCGTTAACTTCCACGACGGTTGCAGGACCGTTGAGGTGTTCCAGGGGTATGGATGACATGGTTCCTCCATTGGGCAGAGCGTGGAACGGCGCATCTATATGTGTGCCGGAATGGGTTTCCATTATGACCCTGGTGATGTGCACTCCATTCTTCTCATGGGTCATGTAGTCGTAATGCTCGTACCTTGCATCTCCGGGATACGTGATCAGGTTCCAATCCAGTGGCAATGATATATCGATCATGAATCACTATTGGCGCTTTTTATAAGACCTTACCGCCCTCTTTGTCTGGTGACCGCAAACAGGGCATATCTCCACGTGCTGCCGGAACGTCTTTCCACATCCCGTGCAGCGGTACTGCCACTTTATATCCCTGTCAATGGGCTTCAGATCGGCTCCCATGAACTCTATTCCAAGCCTGCTGGCCACATTCTGCATGGCATAGTCATCTGTAACAAGGATGCCATTAAGTTCAAGGCAGAGGGCAATCAAGTCCAGGTCAGTGCTGCTGAGTTCGTGCAGATCACCGGTTGCTTTAGCGGCTTCTTTTGCGGCATACAGACTTTCCTTTCCGGGGGCCAGTATGTCCATCATGTCGCTGCTGAAATCAGTGTATCTGGCAATCTTTCCCAGCCTTATTTCATCCAGCACAGATGGAGTTGTGACTATGTTTCCATTCATAAGGCTCACCCTGCGTGAAAGAATGGCAGATGTGTCAAGAATCAGTTTCTTTTCATGGATTTTGTCGTCATTCATTGCGGCCTTCTGATCCCTTATCCCTGTGGGGAATATGAACAGCACGGAATGTCCCCAAAGGTACAGGAATCAGTGTTTCCTCCTTATGAGGGACACACCACTTACCAGAAGAACTATTCCGAAGAACAGAAGCACAAGGTAAAGAACCTCAGTCTGGAAAAATGATTTCGGTGGCTGGTAGCTGATGACAACACTCTGGTTGCTTCCTGATACGTTCACGTATCCTGAAGATGGACCGTTTGGAGTTGTGCTGCCACGCACATCATACCTGTAGGTGCCGTTTGGCACCTCGAAAGTTACCGTCTGGCCGGTGGTCATGTTTGTAAGCCCGTGGAAGGAAATTCCCCATAATGTCCCGGAAGAGAGGCCAGTTTCCCTGAATGTCACAAAATAACCATAGCTGTAGTTCACGTATACAGTCTGATTCTGGCCGTTGGTGTTCAGTGACACCACAGATATATTAGGGGCATCGTAGCCGGATGGGAACATGTAGAATGTGTACTGCCCTCCATACAGGTAGAAGGTTATATTGTCCGTTGTTCCAGATAGTGTCTGGTTTGAAGTGCTGTTCTGGGCCATCACACTCCATTCCTGGTTGGCAGGGAGGCCACTCTCTATAAAGGAAACATTGAACTGCCCATGCCGGAATTTCATGGAGATGTCAAGGGTCTTGCCATTAACGGTGAAGTTACCGGACTGGCCGTAATAATTCGGATCAGCGGGCATTCCGGTATAATTATATGACCCGTTTGGAAAATACAGTGCTGCACTATAACCTGAATACTGGCGACTGTAATTCCACGCATTAAGTTCCCATGTATCATTTGCTGGAAGCCCCGACTGTGTGAAATTCACCACATATCCATATTTGAAGATAATGTGAACTGTTACGTTTCTGCCAGTGATATTTATTGACGACTGCGGGGGAACCCCCACCATGCTTCCAACATGAGGTATCTCGTACTGGAATGTCCCGTTGGGGAGGCTCAAATTGACGTACCTGCTGTCAGCGCCTGAAAGAAACGATCTGCCCACAATGCTTACAGACCAGCCTGTACCTGCTTTGAGACCTGTCTCAACAAAGGATACGTTATATCTTTTGATGTTGCTGTCCTGTATGAAGTTGTATGCATTTATTGAACCCCAGCCAGTGACAAGATTGTAGCCCGGTGTTACATTGTACAGGCTGTTTCTGCCGTATGACACATTGTAGAACGGCGATCGGGTCAGCCGGGACTCCTTCAGGAATGCTGGATCGTACTGACCGGTTCCAAGTTTGTATATCAGGGGATCAACGAATCCCAATGGAGCCTCTGCACTGGCGTTGAGGTATGCATCCATTGTTGCGATAATTCCGGCTTCAACGGGCGATGAAACGCTTGTTCCTGAGACCACGAACAGACCGCTTGCCGTGGTGTTGGAATAATAAATAAGCGTATTGTTGGCAAGGGCTGCAATGTCAGGCACTCCTCTCCCAGCTCCCTTCAGCACAGTATTGGCGGACGAATTGGTCTGCCAGGATGGCTCATGGTATACGGTACTTATTCCTCCGGTTGAGCCAACGGTATTGCCTGGAGAAGGCATATACCACGCGCCCTGTTCCTGGACTTTCAGCGTTGTGGTATTTACTGTAACGTTTGTGCCTCCCACTGCCGTTACTCCGAAGGTATTGTATCCTATGGATGAAGGGAACTGCACCATGTCCGGCGGGCCGGCATATTTGGGGCTGCTTGTATTATCTGCCGAATCTCCGCTGCTGGCCAGAACTGTTATGCCTCGAGCCTGAGCCTCCTGCAGATATGTGTTCCATGTGGAATCAGTCCCGTCTGACCCACCCCAGGAATTGGATATGACCGTGAGGTTCTGAAAATTCAGCGCAGTGGCAAAGGCCTGCGTCAGATCTGTTGTGCTTGCCTGAGGGCCGTATATGTTGTATATCTGGGCTCCAGGTGCAAGGCTTCCAGCCATCTCAAGATCAAGAGTGTTCTCGATTGTCGCTCCTGAGGTGTCCTTCTCTGCTGAAACACCTGGTGCAGGGGCGCCGTCTATTGGCACCCCAGTCACCGTTGGGAATGGCTCAGAATACGTTCCGTTGGGATACTTAGGATATGAATCCTGAAAGTATTTTGTTATATCAGATGGATTGAAGGGGGCTGTATAAGTTGTGATCCCTTTGCTGTTTGTATAGTTGCCTGACCATAAAAGGGTGGCTATGACCTCACCTCTGTCATAATGGCTGCCGAATAACTGGGTTTCGTTGTAAGCCACCTGCATGTAAGTACCGTAGAGCGCTTCGGCACCGTTGCTGAGATACCCAACCTTAGGATATCCCCCTGCGGTGTCTGTTCTGACAGTCTCAAGCTGTTTCAGCTCACCTTCCACATTCAGGCTGAAGGAAAGCTGCGGGGATGTGCCAAGGCCCACTATGTCATAAACCTGAGACGACAGCCACTTTGGAAGCTCTGGGCTGGACGAGGGCCCCGTAACCATGGAACCGTTCTCAGATGCGCCCACCAGGTTTGTATGGAATGCATTGCTTATGGCCTGGCTGCTTCCTGACATTGCGATGGTGTTCCTGCCCTGGAATGTTGTTATGTTCACCATGCCGGCAGACCTGAAGTAGGCAACTGCCCTGTCGTATTCAGCTGCAGATGGTGAGAAATTGGCGTAAAACTGATCCGCAGTCATGTAATGGCGATATTGAGGGCTGGAAGGATCAGAAAGATTGTGAAGGAAAGACTGCAGCCTGCTCTCATTGCTGTAGTTCAGGATCACCACTATCTGCTCCTTTCCCGTGTATGGCGAGGATCCATTCACAACCTTGCCCAGGAACGGGACATTTACGAGTGCCTGAAGTGAGTCGGAAACATGGGAAAAAGCAGGCAAAGGCGATGCAGAAACGGTATCATGCTGCTGGAAAGCAGAGTTGACCATGAGAAAAGCCATGGCAACAGCCAATACTGTTACCGCTATCCTGGTTGACCTGCTTCCATTCATGAGCATGGTTAGGAAACCTTGTAGAAAAACTTTTCAGGGATTTTTTCATGATTTCTTCTATTTCTTCAAGGTCTGTTCCTCTATGAGTATCCTCTTCAGTGTTCTTCCGCTTATGCTCTTTGGCATGGAATCTCTGAGGTAGAACTCTGCTGGAACCTTCTCCTTTGAAAGCCTGCTTTCGCACGCTTCCCTGAGTCTGTCTATTGAAACATCTTTTCCACTGGCAGGTACCACCACAGCAACTATTTTCTGGTCTCCCTGCCCCGTGTCCAGGCCGATAACCGCGGCCTCAGATACTCCTTCGACCTGAGAAAGGAATTTCTCAATTTCTCCCGGACTGACGATGACATCCCTTGATATGAGAAATTCCCTGTGATAATCCGTTACGTAAAGGTAACCGTCCTCGTCTATCCTTGCCATGTCTCCTGTCTTCAGCATATTGCCGGAAAAATTTCCTTCAGTGCCCTCTGCTGGAAAATATCCCCTGGTTATCTGATTGCCCCCAAGAAGGAGAAGGCCAACCTTGCCGTGTTCCAGGTCTTCCCCTGTGGCCTCATCCACTATTTTCTGTGTAACTCCCCTGAGAGGCCGACCCACACTTCCCTGCCTTATCTGGTTCCTGTCTGCGGGCTGCATGTGGGTGATGCCGGTCATCTCCGGCACATCGTAGTATTCAAGCACCGGGACCTTGAATTTCTCCTGGAACATTGATCTGATTCCATCGTTCATGAGATATGAGGGGCAGAGAGCTCCCTTGAGGCTCTTTGATCCCTGCAGCGGAACGTTCTCATCAGCCATTGAGTATATGTCGTTCGGCATTCCGCATACATAGTCGCAGTCAAAGAGGCTGCACAGCCTGGCCAATCTTTCATAATCATTCCTTTCGTACGCGCATATTACTGTTCCGCCCAGAACGGCAGGAAGCATTACTGATAACTGAAAGCCCGAAGGAGAGAAAACAGGTGTGGATGAAGCAATCCTGAATCTTCTCTTTGGTATCCTGAGATTCTCCCTCATGCCGGCTATGGAGTTCAGGAGGTTTGAACCGCTGTAAGTTATGCCCCTCAGATCGCCATCTATGGACGGAAAGACAAACATTACCGCCGGGTCTGCTTCCAGATCCACCTGCTCCTCCTCGCCTCTGGGCTCAAATATCATTTCACTGAACCATGCAGTGGTCACCCCTGTGGTGGCGAGCTTAACGGATTTGGCAATCTGCCCTGCCGTGACCGATACGGCTTTCTCAAACGGCAGGAATTCCTGCAGTCTTGTTAGTATAATTCCGGATATTCCGCTTTCCTGTTTCACCGTTATATCGGCGGTGTAGACTGCCACAAGCACCTTGATGCCTGTGAAATGTATGACATTCTCCATCTCCCATGTCGTCAGGAGGTGATCCATGGGAACTGCAACTGCGCCTATCTTCATTGCAGCAAAGAACGTCACCATGAACTGCGGAGACAGCGGCAGAGCAATCCCTATCCTGTCTCCTTTCTTCACTGAAAACTTCTTCCTGAGTGTTTCTGCCATGGAATCAGCCATTGAGAGCAGGCTGTGATATGTGACATGTTTTCCGTGGTAAATTATTATGGGAAAACTTGTGTTATGGGATTCAGCGTCGTGGAGGATGGAGTAAATTGAACGTATTCCGCCCAGCCAGCCTTCCTCACCAGTAACTGTGCTTTCCACCATTTCCATGCACCATCAGGTAATGGAATAACGCATGGTCTCCATAAAATCTTTTCCGGTGTGACCCACGTCGGAAATGGATGGCGAATACAAGGGATTATAAACAATTTCTATCTGATCCACGTGAGAAAAATGCCGGGAAAGGTTTGGCTAGACGGGAAAATTGTTGATTATGACAGCGCAAGGGTACCAATCCTGACGCATTCCCTGCAGTACGGTACCGGGATATTTGAGGGCATAAGGGCCTATGAGAATTCTGGAGTTGCTTCTATTTTCAGGCTCAGTGATCATGTAAAGAGGTTCCTAGACACGGCACGTGTTTACCACATGAATCTTGGCTTTTCTCCCAGTGATCTTGAGGAAGCCATCATTGAAGTTGTCAGGGCAAATGCCCTTAAGGCATGCTACATCCGTCCATTCGCGTACTATGCCAGCGATGATATATCGCTGTCAACTAAAGGGAAGAGGGTTAGCGTTGCCGTTGCTGCAGTTCCATTCGGGCAGTATTTCGGAGACAAATTGTCCCAGGGTGTGAAATGCCGCGTATCCTCATGGAGACGCATAAATTCTGACATCCTTCCTGTCCAGGCCAAGGCCAGCGGAAACTACCTCAATTCCATCATAGCCTCCATGGATGTGGAAGGCACGGATTTTGATGAGGCCATACTGCTCACCTCAAGGGGCTATGTTGCTGAAGGGCCGGGGGAGAACATATTCATTGTGAGGAACGGACGTCTTCTCACGCCAGGTGTGGAATCCGACATCCTGCTTGGCATCACAAGGAGTTCAGTCATTGAAATCGCCGGGAATCTGGGCATCAGGACTGAGGAGAGAGAGGTACACAGGGAAGAACTCTACACTGCGGACGAAGTATTCTTCTGCGGAACAGCCGCTGAGATCACGCCAGTTATAAATGTGGACGGCGTTCCTGTTGGCAACGGGAAAAAGGGCACCATAACCTCAAGGCTGCAGAAAACATACTTTGACGCTGTCACCGGCAGGCTTCCGGAATACAGAAGATGGCTTACTCCAGTCAGCTGACACCTGTTTCAGGCATCTTTGTGTCGCTTCTGCAGAGCAGGGCACATACTATGACGGTGGCTCCTGATCTTCCAGCCACCAGGGAGTGCTTGACCATAACTGGAAAAGAGTGAAAATCCCCCTTCTTCATGGTCTTCCTTCCACCATCAATCTCTGTTTCGATGGTGCCTTCCACAACATATACCCACTCAAACCTGTCCCTGTGATAATGCATTGGATAAACGGCGCCTGGCTTGAACTTCAGGAACTTGATCATGCCGCTGCCCATGGAGTTTACCACGCTCTGTAAAATTCCCAGCTTGCCGTCAGAGACTTCATCCCATTTGATATCCGCCAGAGAGATTCTCTCCATTTCGCTACACCATATACTTCAGGGTTAATATAGATTATCCGGGGAAACCAGCTTACCAGAATGTAATCATTGTAATTCAGTAGCTTTCATCCAGGGGGAGTGATTCGGCGACCCACCTCTGCATGCCGCCAAGGACATTTGCAACTTTGAAGCCGTTATCTGCAAGATATACAGATACCACCTCGCTCCTGTTTCCGTGGGCGCATATTACAGCGTATTTCCTGTCCTTCTGAAGATCGCCAAGTTTCTCCGGCACCTCATTCATGGGTATCTTCAGGCTGTTGCTTATTGTGCCCATATTCCACTCGAATGGCTCCCTTACATCAAGGATTACATATTCATCCAGTCTGGAACTCAGGTCTTCTGGAGTGATCTCCTCAACCGATGCCACAGAAAGTCCGGATGATTTCCAGCTCTCCAGCCCATCCTGCATGACATGAACAACCTTAAGGCCAACAGAAGTAAGCTCCTGCGCACCCCGGGAACCTGTCTCTGCATTTGGAGCAACCAGCACAATATCAGGTGACTGGCCGTTCAGCCAGTTCCTGATTGCCCTTGCCCATGAGTACGGGCTGAAGGGAACGCTCACGGATCCTGGAATATGGGATGCCATGTAATCGCTGCTGCCCCTAGCATCAATGATTAGTATCTTACCTTCCTGCACTTTTTCCTGAATTTCATTCAGTTGCATTTACTGTCAGATGACGATATTTATCAGGATAATAACTTTGCTGAACAGTTCTGACACCTGTAGTCGGTACCGTGGTTCATATCTGTGGAAATTTCAGATGTTTTGAATGTACGGTGAATTTAGTTCGCTCACTAAACTATCATGGCAGTGATCAATATTATATCCGTTAATTGTATGTGAAGACGACAAATGTTCCACAATGACAGAGAAATAAAGCAACTTGGCCCAAGGCTTGGCGTGAGTCTCTGGCTCCTGGCCGCCGTATTCTTTACTGTGCTGTCATTTGTCATACTTCACGTCAGCAATACCTGGAACCTGTTCACCATCTACGCCACCCTCTCGTGGTCCTTCGGTCTGCCCATCATAATGATGAGCTTCATAGGGGCACTGAGAAGCAGGAGCTTCAGGATGTCTGATTTCAAGGGAAGAATACCGAACCTGGTAATTTTCGAGATACCCACCATTGCCAATGAGGATGTTATCCCGGCCCTGTCAAGGGTTGTGGATTCAATCATAAAGTTTGCGCCAAGAAACCTTGACAACTGGCGCATCGACCTAGTCACAGAGGAGTGGTCTGAGGCACGGGATGCAATTGCTGAAAAGTACGGGTCACTGCCAAATTTCAACCTGATTGTTGTCCCCATGGAATATCAGACAGAGAGCAGATCGCTGAACAAGTCAAGGGCACTGCAGTATGCAACTGAATACCATATTGGAAGGGGCGAGAACAGCGATGCCATCTGGATATTCCATCTGGACGATGACGCATCGATAGGTGAAGACACCGTGGCTGCGATTGCTGAGCACATAAAGTTCAAGGGGCATGAGTATTACATCGCCCAGGGTGTACTTGCTTTCCCGCACCATCTCTCAAAATCCATAATACCGAAATTTGCTGATTCCATGAGGCCGACTGATGACCTCACAAGATTCTACTTTTTCACGGCACTTCTCAAGACCCCGCTTGTTGGCCTTCATGGAGAGAACCTCCTGGTCAGGTCTGACGTTGAGAGCAGCATAGGGTGGGACAGCGGAAACCGCCCCATTTCGGATGACAGTTGCTTCGGCCTGCGTTTCTCTGAGAAATATCCCGGAAAATCCTCTTTTCTCCCGGCATTCACCTATGGCGCATCACCATCAAATGTCAGGGATATGCTGAAACAGAGAAGAAGGTGGCTGGTGGACCTGACAAACCTTGGAGTTTACGGGCCGCTCCCATGGAAATACAGGCTTCTTCTCATCTATTCAGTTATATTCTGGAGCAGCATGGCCACCCAGAACATAATGCTGGTGATACTCCTGCTTGAGGGGCTTCATCTCATTGCGTTTGAGCTCATAACTCCCCCAATGGCTGTCATGTGGGCGTTCACATTCAGCTTCTGGATATGGTTCTACTGGAACGGGCTTCAGATAAACAGCTCTGTTTCAGAAGAGAAAATGCCTTTCTGGAAGAAGGCTGTCATAATGGTTCCCCTGTTCTTCCTGGTAATAGGCCCGCTGGAAGCTCTGGGAGGCGTGATGGGAATCTATGCATTCCTCAGGAATGAGAGAAAATTCGAGGTCATCAAGAAACCCACGTGACTTCCCCATATCCTTTCGGAAGAGGATTTCTCGCTCATTTTTGTTAAATCATAAGCTCTTCCAGATGCAGTCAATGATTTTCACTGCCCTGGAACATTCCATCTGCCCGGATGCCGTGGGATCCCCAAGATGGCAGTATATCATCTCCGATCCAAGCAGGGAAAAGGCAATGCGGCTTTCGGGACTGCCGCCAATTTCCATTATGGACAGATTCTCAGATTCCTCAAGTATATGCAACATAGAGGAGCGAGAACCGTGGGATGGCACATACGCGATCTTCACGTGTTTGCTCATGCCTCTGGCTTTTTCAACAAGTCCTGAAAGTGCTGATCTCTCAGGGAGCTTCCCGAGAAAATGCATGGATGATATGAAAGGCTTAATGCCCGTCCGCAATGATGTGACTAGCTCAACATCAACCATGAAACCGTCCCTGACGGCCTTAGAGAGGAATGCTTCCCTGATGTCGTCAGGAAAATGATTTATTCCGCCCTCATCCCTGGATCTCAGGGTAAGGATGCACCTCCCGGCAAAGGGCTTCAGCAATTCCAGGATTTTCGGGTCCACTTCTCGCATATAATCGAGCCTCAGTTCAACCAGATCACAGATTCCTTCCGAATCTTTGATCTTCCTTTCCAGGGAGTCAAGGCTGAATACGGGGATTGAACCGATGAGAATTGGCCTTTTCACTGCACTAATTTTATATCTCCTCCCATTGCCGCAAGGTCCCTGAAGAACCCGGAATTGCTCTTTGATACACAGTCCGCGTCCCTGATCCT
This genomic interval carries:
- a CDS encoding glycosyltransferase family 2 protein; translation: MFHNDREIKQLGPRLGVSLWLLAAVFFTVLSFVILHVSNTWNLFTIYATLSWSFGLPIIMMSFIGALRSRSFRMSDFKGRIPNLVIFEIPTIANEDVIPALSRVVDSIIKFAPRNLDNWRIDLVTEEWSEARDAIAEKYGSLPNFNLIVVPMEYQTESRSLNKSRALQYATEYHIGRGENSDAIWIFHLDDDASIGEDTVAAIAEHIKFKGHEYYIAQGVLAFPHHLSKSIIPKFADSMRPTDDLTRFYFFTALLKTPLVGLHGENLLVRSDVESSIGWDSGNRPISDDSCFGLRFSEKYPGKSSFLPAFTYGASPSNVRDMLKQRRRWLVDLTNLGVYGPLPWKYRLLLIYSVIFWSSMATQNIMLVILLLEGLHLIAFELITPPMAVMWAFTFSFWIWFYWNGLQINSSVSEEKMPFWKKAVIMVPLFFLVIGPLEALGGVMGIYAFLRNERKFEVIKKPT
- a CDS encoding type I 3-dehydroquinate dehydratase, which translates into the protein MKRPILIGSIPVFSLDSLERKIKDSEGICDLVELRLDYMREVDPKILELLKPFAGRCILTLRSRDEGGINHFPDDIREAFLSKAVRDGFMVDVELVTSLRTGIKPFISSMHFLGKLPERSALSGLVEKARGMSKHVKIAYVPSHGSRSSMLHILEESENLSIMEIGGSPESRIAFSLLGSEMIYCHLGDPTASGQMECSRAVKIIDCIWKSL